Proteins encoded in a region of the uncultured Paludibaculum sp. genome:
- a CDS encoding DUF1592 domain-containing protein, whose protein sequence is MNRFAGGAITAFAILASGARLAWPAADPPEQDRVFQEQVRPFLKQYCAGCHNARVKTAGIAVDGFSDASSIAAHNGEWEKILRKLRTGEMPPTGLPRAPQGRTDSIVAWVGGELDRAAERNPDPGRVTVHRLNRAEYNNAVRDLLNLEFRPADDFPADDSGYGFDNVADVLSLPPVLMEKYLRAAGKVSREALGRVRYEPVLDRVNAPRDTPQSARISDDAPVSSRGGIEVQHRFPIDAEYLLRLRLRGSPDAKAPDLLDVSLDNKLLQRVEINFPASDDDEERRRFEFRLPLEAGRHTLLATFLRDDSKIETATLNFNTDGTARRNQVGVDWVEIGGPFDVKGPGDTPSRRAVLTCTPDATHSEESCAAGILTRLARRAWRRPVTVDESAKLISFYRMGRQDSGEFEGGIELGLKAILVSPHFLFRVEQDPATAKPGSAYQLTDLELASRLSFFLWSSIPDETLLGLAERGALSKPQVFEAQVRRMLKDPRAHALTENFAGQWLHLRNLAAMKPDPERFPSFSPALRQDMAREAELFFESLLQSDSSAVDFLDARFTFLNERLAKFYGVPNVVGRKFRRVELPDGSRGGVLTMASVLTVTSYPTRTSPVIRGKWVLENLLGAPPPPPPPDVPALQEAGLGTTVSMRQQLEQHRANPSCAACHAKMDPIGFALENYDAIGHYRVKDGGFPIDSSGTLPSGSSFNNAAELKKILRDNPREFVLCFTEKLMTYALGRGAERTDKPLIRAIVRESAKSNYQISSIVLGITNSAPFRMRRATEISRETPKRPNAPVSKEKANAAE, encoded by the coding sequence ATGAACCGATTCGCGGGAGGGGCTATAACCGCGTTTGCGATCCTGGCCAGTGGTGCGCGGCTGGCTTGGCCGGCAGCGGACCCACCTGAGCAGGACAGGGTCTTCCAGGAGCAGGTGCGCCCGTTCCTGAAGCAGTACTGCGCCGGCTGCCACAACGCCCGCGTCAAGACCGCGGGCATTGCCGTCGATGGCTTCAGCGACGCCTCCTCCATTGCCGCCCACAACGGGGAATGGGAGAAGATTCTTCGCAAGCTGAGGACCGGCGAGATGCCGCCGACCGGTCTCCCGCGGGCACCACAGGGCAGAACGGATTCTATAGTCGCCTGGGTGGGTGGTGAGCTCGACCGCGCGGCCGAACGGAACCCTGATCCCGGCCGCGTCACGGTTCATCGTCTGAATCGCGCCGAGTACAACAACGCCGTCCGAGACCTCCTGAACCTGGAGTTCCGCCCGGCGGACGACTTTCCCGCCGACGATTCCGGCTATGGCTTCGATAACGTCGCGGACGTCCTGTCGCTGCCGCCTGTGCTGATGGAGAAGTACCTGCGCGCCGCCGGCAAGGTCAGCCGTGAGGCCCTGGGCCGCGTCCGCTACGAGCCTGTTCTCGATCGGGTGAATGCTCCGCGCGACACGCCGCAGAGCGCCCGTATCAGCGACGACGCTCCGGTGAGTTCACGCGGCGGCATTGAGGTCCAACATCGATTTCCGATTGACGCGGAGTACCTCCTCCGTCTGCGGCTACGCGGCTCGCCCGACGCCAAGGCGCCCGATTTGCTGGATGTCTCGCTGGACAACAAGCTGCTGCAGCGCGTCGAGATCAACTTCCCTGCCAGTGATGATGACGAGGAACGCCGCCGCTTCGAGTTCCGTCTGCCGCTTGAAGCGGGCCGTCACACGCTGCTGGCGACGTTTCTACGAGACGATTCCAAGATCGAGACCGCGACACTCAATTTCAATACCGACGGGACGGCGCGCCGCAACCAGGTGGGCGTCGATTGGGTGGAGATTGGCGGGCCGTTCGATGTGAAAGGCCCGGGTGATACGCCCAGCCGGCGCGCGGTGCTCACATGCACGCCGGATGCCACCCACTCCGAGGAAAGCTGCGCGGCCGGGATTCTGACGCGATTGGCTCGCCGCGCGTGGCGCAGGCCGGTCACGGTGGACGAATCCGCTAAGCTCATAAGCTTCTACCGCATGGGCCGTCAGGACTCCGGCGAGTTCGAGGGTGGCATTGAACTGGGCTTGAAAGCGATTCTGGTTTCGCCCCATTTCCTCTTCCGCGTCGAGCAGGATCCGGCAACTGCGAAACCGGGTTCGGCGTATCAGCTCACCGACCTGGAACTGGCCTCCCGCCTCTCGTTCTTCCTGTGGAGTAGCATCCCCGACGAGACTCTGTTGGGTTTGGCGGAACGTGGCGCGCTAAGCAAGCCGCAGGTTTTCGAAGCGCAGGTGAGGCGTATGCTGAAGGACCCCAGGGCCCATGCCCTTACTGAGAACTTCGCCGGCCAGTGGCTGCATCTGCGCAACCTGGCCGCCATGAAGCCTGACCCCGAGCGGTTCCCGAGCTTCAGCCCGGCGTTGCGTCAGGACATGGCCCGCGAAGCCGAACTGTTCTTCGAGTCCCTGCTGCAGTCCGACTCCAGCGCCGTGGACTTTCTGGACGCGCGCTTCACGTTCCTGAACGAACGCCTGGCCAAGTTCTACGGCGTTCCCAACGTTGTCGGCCGCAAGTTCCGGCGCGTGGAACTGCCTGACGGCAGCCGCGGCGGTGTGCTCACCATGGCGAGCGTCCTCACTGTCACGTCATATCCCACTCGCACGTCGCCCGTCATTCGCGGCAAATGGGTTCTGGAAAACCTACTGGGTGCTCCGCCGCCTCCTCCTCCGCCGGATGTCCCCGCCCTGCAGGAGGCCGGGTTGGGCACCACCGTCTCCATGCGCCAGCAACTGGAGCAGCATCGCGCCAACCCGTCGTGTGCCGCCTGCCACGCCAAGATGGATCCCATCGGTTTTGCCCTGGAGAACTACGACGCCATTGGCCACTACCGCGTGAAGGACGGCGGGTTCCCCATCGATTCCAGCGGCACGCTCCCTTCCGGATCGTCCTTCAATAACGCGGCCGAGCTGAAGAAGATCCTCCGCGACAATCCGCGGGAGTTCGTTCTCTGCTTCACCGAGAAGCTGATGACCTACGCCTTGGGCCGTGGTGCTGAGCGTACCGATAAGCCCCTCATCCGGGCGATCGTCCGCGAGTCGGCCAAGAGCAACTATCAGATTTCGTCCATAGTCCTCGGTATCACCAACAGCGCGCCATTCCGGATGCGCCGCGCCACTGAGATTTCCCGCGAGACTCCCAAACGCCCCAACGCCCCGGTATCCAAGGAAAAAGCCAATGCTGCTGAGTAA
- a CDS encoding DUF1552 domain-containing protein produces MLLSKTALSRRTLLRGLGTALALPSLDAMVPALARASAKTSPLRMAFVYVPNGIVMKHWTPEREGRDFALTGALEPFAPVREQILVLSGLTQKNGRALGDGPGDHARAAASYLTGFHPRKTEGADIHNGISVDQVAARAIGQGTRFPSLELGLEGGGLVGNCDSGYSCAYTNSIAWRSEQTPLPPELNPRAVFERLFGDGELHDRATRLKLAKQDRSLLDFVLQDASKLRRSLGATDQLKLDEYLGSVREIEHRIQVAEKQDIEHKNDKTADPTMPKPAGVPVTFEEYARLMFDLMTVAFQTDSTRIATFLVAREGSNRTYRSIGVPDAHHGISHHMGNQEKIDKLARINRLHAELFAGFLKRLQSLPDGDGTMLDHTMILYGSGLSDGNAHSHDDLPAMLAGGANGAFKLGRHVRYPAETPLNNLFLSMLDTAGVKAESLGDSSGRLPRLTDLTA; encoded by the coding sequence ATGCTGCTGAGTAAGACGGCGCTCTCCCGCCGCACCCTGCTAAGGGGCTTGGGAACAGCCCTTGCCCTTCCCTCGCTCGATGCGATGGTGCCTGCCCTCGCACGCGCGTCGGCGAAGACCTCGCCGTTGCGGATGGCGTTTGTCTACGTGCCCAACGGCATCGTCATGAAGCACTGGACGCCGGAGAGGGAAGGGCGCGATTTCGCATTGACCGGCGCGCTGGAGCCGTTCGCTCCGGTTCGCGAGCAGATCCTGGTACTCAGCGGATTGACGCAGAAGAACGGCCGCGCTTTGGGGGATGGCCCCGGTGACCATGCTCGTGCGGCCGCATCGTATCTCACGGGCTTCCACCCCAGAAAGACCGAAGGCGCCGACATCCATAACGGGATCTCCGTCGATCAGGTGGCGGCGCGCGCCATCGGACAGGGGACCCGCTTTCCGTCCCTGGAGCTTGGTCTGGAAGGTGGCGGTCTCGTGGGCAACTGCGACAGCGGCTACAGCTGCGCCTACACCAACTCCATCGCCTGGCGTTCCGAGCAGACGCCCTTGCCGCCCGAACTCAATCCGCGCGCGGTCTTCGAGCGTCTGTTCGGAGACGGAGAACTGCACGACCGCGCCACGCGCCTCAAGCTGGCGAAGCAGGATCGCAGCTTGCTCGACTTTGTCCTGCAGGATGCCTCGAAACTGCGGCGTTCCCTGGGCGCGACCGACCAGCTCAAACTCGATGAGTACCTGGGTTCGGTCCGCGAGATCGAGCACCGCATCCAGGTTGCCGAGAAGCAGGATATCGAGCACAAGAACGACAAAACGGCAGACCCGACGATGCCCAAGCCCGCCGGCGTCCCGGTCACGTTCGAGGAATACGCCCGGCTGATGTTCGACTTGATGACCGTGGCCTTTCAGACCGACTCCACGCGCATCGCTACCTTCCTGGTTGCGCGGGAAGGTAGCAATCGAACCTACCGCTCCATCGGAGTGCCCGACGCCCACCACGGCATCTCACACCACATGGGCAACCAGGAAAAGATCGATAAGCTGGCCCGGATCAACCGTCTGCATGCCGAACTCTTTGCCGGCTTCCTGAAGCGGCTGCAATCGCTGCCGGACGGCGATGGCACAATGCTCGACCACACAATGATTCTTTACGGCAGCGGGCTGAGTGACGGCAATGCCCACTCCCATGACGATCTGCCGGCGATGCTCGCAGGCGGGGCCAATGGCGCGTTCAAGCTCGGCCGGCACGTCAGATACCCGGCGGAAACTCCGCTGAACAACCTGTTCCTTTCCATGCTGGACACTGCGGGCGTCAAAGCGGAATCGCTGGGCGACAGCAGCGGCCGCCTGCCCCGGCTCACTGACCTCACCGCCTAG
- a CDS encoding amidohydrolase family protein produces the protein MNRRTFLGAAAALPALVGQQRSLDAHTHFYDPSRAQGVPWPAKDNSALYRTVLPPEFQKLTRTLGVEGTIAVEASPWLEDNQWVLDLAQRYPVIRGFVGHLDPGRPGFAANLDRFRKHRLFLGIRIGGALLAGQLRNQAFLADMRRLADADLELDVLGGPAPYADTARLSDRVPGLRVVLDHLPNDAPKDPAALWALKDRPNIYGKVSGVVRRVDGRVVIDAAFYRESLDQLWAAFGEDRLVYASNWPVSDLLAPYAQVLHVVQAYFASKRPIALEKFFWSNAHKAYRVPG, from the coding sequence ATGAACCGTCGCACGTTCCTGGGCGCCGCTGCCGCCCTACCGGCCCTCGTGGGGCAGCAGCGGAGCCTCGACGCACATACGCACTTCTACGACCCCTCGCGCGCGCAGGGCGTGCCTTGGCCCGCCAAAGACAACAGCGCGCTGTACCGCACGGTGCTGCCGCCGGAATTCCAGAAACTCACCAGGACGCTCGGAGTCGAAGGCACCATCGCAGTCGAGGCCAGCCCCTGGCTGGAGGACAACCAGTGGGTCCTCGACCTGGCTCAGCGCTACCCCGTCATCCGCGGCTTTGTCGGCCACCTCGACCCCGGCCGCCCCGGGTTCGCGGCCAACCTCGATCGCTTCCGCAAGCATCGCCTGTTCCTCGGCATTCGCATCGGTGGAGCGCTGCTGGCGGGGCAACTCCGTAACCAGGCTTTCCTGGCGGACATGAGGCGCCTGGCCGATGCCGACCTTGAACTCGACGTCCTGGGCGGACCCGCGCCGTACGCGGACACGGCACGGCTCTCTGATCGCGTACCCGGGCTCCGCGTCGTGCTCGACCACCTGCCGAATGACGCACCGAAGGACCCGGCCGCCCTCTGGGCACTCAAAGACCGTCCCAACATCTACGGTAAAGTTTCCGGAGTAGTCCGACGTGTCGACGGCCGAGTCGTGATCGATGCCGCCTTCTACCGGGAGTCGCTCGATCAACTCTGGGCCGCCTTCGGCGAGGACCGCCTGGTCTACGCCAGCAACTGGCCGGTCAGCGACCTGCTCGCGCCCTATGCGCAAGTCCTCCACGTGGTCCAGGCCTATTTCGCCTCCAAACGGCCAATCGCCTTGGAGAAGTTTTTCTGGAGCAACGCCCACAAGGCGTACCGTGTGCCCGGCTGA
- a CDS encoding DUF3300 domain-containing protein, with the protein MSSQWRRTAIQRTATALFALLIALPVSYAQEPADTVSAPPPAQAAPLLSPEQLSNLVAPIALYPDPLLSQVLAASTYPLEIVEAQQWVEDNRTLSGSQLMDAAKQQNWDPSVQALVAFPDTLKMLASDIRWTTDLGDAFLAQQADVMGAVQNLRARARDNGKLRTTPQQVVSADVQGGQNVIEIMPADPQVIYVPVYQPAYVWGPPAWGYYPDLWYPSGFSFGFGFGPGLYMSSYFPSWGGWGGWGWNCGWFGGRGLYLNFSFFNHYGYRGMYYGGYRDYWGGRYGGRAAWAHNPGHRWGVPYANRNVASRFDGGRMNGGSYSRAGRGGGGPWNGGSRYDSNRGTSQFGRDRSGPSSGGWRGSGDARTAQGRGDVGRTSDSARGSNGWRSFSDGNRSQAGGSTARGFAPSNGSGFRTNGRSDAGSTRQASPNGSTFGTGRGLGSSTQGGRGFSSGQGSWSTRSSERSGGTSSFAAPRSGGGFSSRSYSAPSQSFSAPRSYSGSRGFSGSSGSSAPRSFSGSQGFGGGGGGFSAPRQSAPSGGSFSGSRGFGGGGGFSSGRSSGGGGGGFSGGRSSGGGGGFSGGGRSGGGGGGGHRGR; encoded by the coding sequence ATGAGTTCACAATGGAGACGGACAGCAATACAGCGGACGGCAACGGCCCTCTTCGCGCTGTTGATCGCTCTGCCCGTGAGCTATGCACAGGAACCGGCCGACACGGTTTCAGCGCCGCCGCCGGCACAGGCGGCGCCGCTGCTGTCCCCTGAGCAACTGAGTAACCTGGTGGCGCCCATCGCGCTCTACCCCGATCCTCTACTCAGCCAGGTATTGGCGGCCAGCACCTATCCTCTCGAGATCGTTGAAGCCCAGCAGTGGGTGGAGGATAACAGGACGCTGAGCGGCTCGCAGTTGATGGATGCCGCCAAGCAGCAGAACTGGGATCCCAGCGTCCAGGCGCTCGTCGCGTTTCCAGATACGCTCAAGATGTTGGCCAGCGATATTCGCTGGACCACGGATTTAGGCGACGCCTTCCTCGCTCAACAGGCGGATGTGATGGGCGCGGTGCAGAATCTGCGAGCGCGGGCCCGGGACAACGGGAAACTGCGCACCACCCCGCAGCAGGTGGTGAGCGCCGACGTACAAGGTGGCCAGAACGTCATCGAGATTATGCCGGCCGACCCGCAGGTCATTTACGTGCCCGTCTACCAGCCGGCGTACGTTTGGGGCCCTCCGGCCTGGGGTTACTACCCTGACCTGTGGTATCCAAGCGGCTTCAGTTTCGGATTCGGCTTTGGCCCTGGGCTCTACATGAGTTCCTACTTCCCGAGTTGGGGCGGTTGGGGCGGCTGGGGGTGGAATTGCGGATGGTTTGGCGGTCGCGGTCTGTATCTCAACTTCAGCTTCTTCAATCACTACGGCTACCGTGGGATGTACTACGGCGGCTATCGCGACTACTGGGGTGGCCGGTATGGCGGGCGAGCCGCCTGGGCTCACAATCCGGGCCATCGTTGGGGTGTCCCCTACGCGAACCGGAATGTAGCCAGCCGGTTTGACGGCGGCCGGATGAATGGCGGCAGCTATTCGCGTGCAGGCCGGGGCGGCGGCGGACCGTGGAACGGCGGCAGCCGTTATGACTCGAATCGCGGAACTTCACAGTTCGGCAGGGACAGATCCGGCCCGTCGTCCGGCGGCTGGAGGGGCTCCGGCGATGCCCGGACCGCTCAGGGCCGCGGCGATGTCGGTCGTACCTCCGATTCCGCGCGCGGTTCAAACGGATGGCGGAGCTTCAGTGACGGGAACCGGTCACAAGCCGGTGGCTCCACGGCGCGGGGCTTCGCGCCGTCCAACGGATCCGGATTCCGCACAAATGGTCGGAGTGATGCCGGATCCACTCGACAGGCGTCACCAAATGGCTCAACGTTCGGCACCGGTCGCGGGCTCGGATCTTCCACGCAGGGTGGACGCGGCTTCAGTTCGGGTCAGGGCTCCTGGAGCACGCGCTCTTCCGAGCGGTCGGGCGGTACTTCCAGCTTTGCGGCACCGCGTAGCGGCGGAGGGTTCTCCAGCAGATCGTACTCTGCACCCAGCCAGAGCTTCTCAGCACCGCGCTCGTATTCGGGCTCACGCGGCTTTAGCGGAAGCAGCGGATCCTCCGCGCCCCGGTCGTTCTCCGGGTCGCAGGGCTTTGGCGGCGGTGGTGGTGGCTTCTCGGCTCCGCGCCAGAGCGCCCCATCCGGTGGATCGTTCTCGGGCTCCCGCGGATTTGGCGGTGGCGGAGGATTTTCCAGCGGACGCTCCAGTGGCGGAGGTGGCGGTGGCTTCTCCGGTGGCCGTTCCAGTGGGGGCGGAGGTGGCTTCTCGGGTGGCGGCCGCTCAGGTGGCGGCGGAGGCGGCGGACACCGTGGTCGGTAA
- the pheT gene encoding phenylalanine--tRNA ligase subunit beta: MKFSYNWINELTTGLAVNPQDLMKLITMKTAECEGVEDFAPWLAQVRVARVVSVEPIEGSHNVKALVDAGPIHGQKQVVCGAPNCRPGVLTAYVPSGVNVAGGKEIRKATIGGVESDGMLASGDELEINRDHAGILELQGVEPGDPIPGCGPDAVIEVDNKSLTHRPDLWGHHGMAREVAAIADAKLKDPADLTLIPQGEPAWNVDIRDFELCPRYSALVFDNVKVGPSPLWLQERLQAVGLNPISNVVDVTNFIMAELAQPMHAFDADWLHGNTIIVRRATDGEVFKALNDETYTLNSSNLVIADNHGAVALAGVIGGAGSAINDGTTRIVLESANFHAANIRMTSAAVKIRTDASMRFEKAQDPVNTLRALARAVALLREVAPGIRLVGGLVDSWQAAPAAAPIQLPMEWLVRKLGRPIGAGEVRQILESLEFLVAEPTPGVFAVTVPTWRATKDVTIKDDLLEEVGRMIGYATVPPVAPLQPVKQPWINEERRFHHSLRELVAAQGFTESYNYSFLSEDAARQFHFEPADHLRVINPISSEQSLMRLSLLPGLHRNIVENAKRFEEFRLFEIGNEIHKRGPGELPNEVPHLMAALYSKGDGKAGLYELKRLAECLMPGCVLSPSEAGPNQHPARCSTIAWRGEAAASLYELHPSLVEAGRAAVLDVNLAVLFKLGPAPRRYQPLRRYPTSEFDLSVIAGLRDLCGTLEEKIRSAAGPLCERVRFLYAYQGKPLPDDRQSLSFRVTVGAADHTLSNDEVTGIRNGIIASLASAGHELR; this comes from the coding sequence TAGACGCGGGGCCCATCCATGGACAGAAGCAGGTGGTGTGCGGCGCTCCAAATTGCCGGCCTGGCGTGTTGACGGCCTATGTCCCGTCGGGAGTGAACGTGGCTGGCGGCAAAGAAATTAGAAAGGCCACCATCGGCGGTGTAGAAAGTGACGGGATGCTGGCCTCGGGCGATGAGCTTGAGATCAATCGCGACCATGCCGGCATTCTGGAGCTACAGGGAGTGGAGCCAGGGGATCCGATTCCCGGCTGCGGGCCCGATGCCGTGATTGAGGTCGACAACAAGAGCCTCACGCATCGACCCGACCTCTGGGGTCACCACGGCATGGCGCGCGAAGTGGCCGCCATCGCGGATGCAAAGTTGAAGGATCCGGCCGACCTGACGCTCATCCCTCAAGGCGAACCCGCCTGGAACGTGGATATTCGTGATTTCGAGCTCTGTCCCCGGTACTCCGCCCTTGTGTTCGACAACGTCAAGGTGGGGCCATCTCCACTCTGGCTGCAGGAGAGACTGCAGGCGGTGGGCCTGAACCCCATCTCGAACGTCGTCGATGTGACGAACTTCATCATGGCGGAACTAGCCCAGCCGATGCATGCCTTCGATGCCGACTGGCTGCACGGCAACACCATCATCGTGCGGCGCGCCACCGACGGCGAAGTCTTCAAGGCGCTGAACGACGAAACCTACACACTGAACTCCTCCAACCTGGTGATTGCGGACAATCATGGCGCCGTGGCACTGGCGGGTGTGATTGGCGGCGCCGGTTCCGCCATCAACGACGGTACGACGCGGATCGTCCTGGAGAGCGCCAATTTCCACGCAGCCAACATCCGGATGACTTCGGCGGCGGTAAAGATCCGGACCGACGCCTCGATGCGGTTTGAGAAGGCGCAGGATCCCGTGAACACACTGCGGGCGCTGGCCAGGGCCGTGGCCCTGCTGCGCGAGGTGGCGCCGGGCATCCGGCTGGTGGGTGGGTTGGTGGATAGCTGGCAGGCGGCTCCCGCGGCGGCTCCTATCCAACTGCCCATGGAATGGCTGGTGCGCAAGCTGGGCCGGCCCATCGGCGCCGGAGAGGTCCGGCAAATTCTGGAGTCACTGGAGTTTCTGGTAGCCGAGCCGACGCCGGGTGTCTTCGCAGTGACGGTACCGACGTGGCGCGCCACGAAGGACGTCACGATTAAAGATGATCTACTGGAGGAGGTGGGCCGCATGATCGGGTATGCGACCGTGCCTCCAGTGGCTCCTCTGCAACCCGTCAAGCAGCCATGGATCAATGAGGAGCGGCGGTTTCATCATTCGTTGAGAGAGTTGGTGGCGGCCCAGGGCTTCACCGAGTCGTACAACTATTCGTTCCTCAGCGAGGATGCGGCGCGCCAGTTCCATTTCGAGCCGGCCGATCACCTAAGGGTCATCAATCCCATCAGCAGCGAGCAGAGCCTCATGCGCTTGAGCCTGCTGCCCGGCCTGCACCGCAACATCGTGGAAAATGCTAAGCGGTTCGAGGAGTTCCGGCTCTTCGAAATCGGCAACGAGATCCACAAGCGGGGACCGGGCGAACTACCCAACGAAGTACCGCACCTGATGGCCGCCCTTTACAGTAAGGGGGACGGCAAGGCCGGCCTCTACGAACTCAAGCGTCTGGCCGAATGCCTGATGCCAGGGTGCGTCTTGAGCCCGTCCGAGGCAGGTCCGAACCAGCATCCGGCCCGCTGCTCGACGATCGCATGGCGCGGAGAAGCGGCTGCATCGCTTTACGAACTTCACCCTTCCCTGGTGGAGGCCGGACGGGCTGCAGTTCTCGACGTCAATCTGGCGGTGTTGTTCAAGCTGGGGCCGGCACCGCGGCGCTACCAGCCGCTGCGCCGGTACCCGACGAGTGAGTTCGATCTGTCGGTGATCGCGGGCTTGCGGGATCTGTGCGGCACGCTCGAAGAGAAGATCCGGTCGGCCGCCGGGCCGCTGTGCGAGCGCGTGCGGTTCCTTTATGCCTACCAAGGCAAGCCGTTGCCGGACGACCGCCAAAGCCTGAGTTTCCGCGTCACAGTGGGGGCAGCCGATCACACTCTGTCGAACGACGAGGTAACGGGGATTCGCAATGGCATCATTGCCAGCCTGGCATCGGCCGGTCACGAGTTGAGGTAG